In Bacillus sp. Cs-700, one genomic interval encodes:
- a CDS encoding GNAT family N-acetyltransferase produces the protein MNWYEKLKQYFPIEEMKSKEHMDLLLEEKGDIYNKDEGPHHVLMYADLPDFIFVDYIFVSRDARGQGLGKKLIEQLKEKQKPIILEVEPVDYEETDTEKRQRFYLREGFKHAKSIGYRRRSLATNEINEMEILYWSPSEAGEKEVYEAMKHTYQEIHTYKDKQLYGESYQPVEEVLSLKEEKELIEE, from the coding sequence ATGAACTGGTATGAGAAGCTGAAGCAATATTTCCCCATTGAAGAGATGAAATCAAAAGAGCATATGGACTTGCTATTGGAAGAAAAGGGTGACATTTACAATAAGGACGAGGGACCGCACCATGTTCTAATGTATGCCGATCTTCCTGATTTCATATTCGTGGACTATATTTTCGTTTCCAGGGATGCCAGAGGTCAGGGGCTAGGAAAGAAATTAATTGAACAATTGAAAGAAAAGCAAAAACCAATTATCCTTGAAGTTGAGCCAGTTGATTATGAAGAAACAGATACGGAAAAAAGACAGCGCTTTTATCTTCGAGAAGGTTTTAAACATGCGAAGTCAATTGGCTATCGTAGAAGATCTCTTGCTACTAACGAAATTAATGAAATGGAGATCTTATACTGGTCACCGAGTGAAGCTGGTGAGAAAGAAGTATACGAAGCAATGAAACACACGTATCAAGAGATTCACACCTATAAGGATAAGCAGCTTTATGGTGAATCGTATCAGCCGGTAGAAGAAGTGCTGAGCCTTAAAGAAGAGAAGGAACTTATCGAAGAATAA